A window of Nocardiopsis sp. Huas11 genomic DNA:
GGCGCCGCCCAGCGGGCCGCGCACCGACCGGTGCTCGCCTACGTGCTGGTGGACGCCTTCCTTCCGCAGCCGGGCGGCTCCACCCTGGCCGAGATCACGGCGGCCCAGTCACCGGCGAGGACAGGGGGAGCCGAAGAGGAGCCGGAGGGCGCTGAGCCGGGCGTGGGGCCGCTGGGCGAGGACGAGCCGCCCGGGTACCGCACCGAGCACCTGCCGATGGCGTCGGACTGGCCGGACGCCCCGTGCGGCTACCTGCTGACGCGGCCGGACCGCGCGCACGTGGCGCACGTGGCCCGGATGCGCGGGTGGGCGGTACGCGAGGCCGATCCGGAGGACGCCCCGGCGGTGCTGGCCGGGCTGCTGACCGAACTCCGGGGGATCTGACCGCGCGGACGCGGGGTGGGGCGCCCGGGTCCGGGAAAACCGGGTGACAGTGCCTGGGCCCGACCGGAGAATCGGCTCATGATCAGTGAGCACTTTCCGCCCATGGGACTGCGTGTGCGCACCCCGCGCCTCGAACTCCGCCTGCCCTCGATGGAGGACCTCGCGGCCCTGGGGGACGTCGCGGCGGCGGGGATCCACACCCCCGAGCAGATGCCGTTCTCGGAGCCGTGGACGGACCAGCCGCCCGCGAAGGTGGCGCTGTCGGTGATCCAGTACAACCTGGGGAAGCTGGCCGCGTGGACGCCGGCGGACTGGAACATGAACCTGGTCGTCGTGCACGAGGGCGCCGTCGCGGGCGTCCAGGACGTGGGCGCCAAGGACTTCGCGGTCCGGCGGGAGGTGGGTACGGGCTCGTGGCTCGGCCGATCGTTCCAGGGCCGGGGGATCGGCACCGAGATGCGGGCGGCCGTGCTCCACCTGGCCTTCGAGGGACTGGGCGCGCTGAGCGCGCTGTCGACGGCCTTCGAGGGCAACGAGGCCTCCGCCGCGGTGTCGCGCCGCCTGGGCTACCGGCCGAACGGTGTGGACACGGTCGCGGTCAGGGGCAAGGCGGTGCAGGGGCTGCACTACCGGCTGACCAGACAGGACTGGGAACGGCACCGGACCGTCCCGGTCACGGTGAGCGGTCTGGAGCCGTGCCTGCCGTTCTTCGGCCTCGGCCTGACCGAGGAGGACTGAGCCGCCCGATGCCGCCGGGTCCGGCGTCCCGCCGCCCGATGGGAGGGCTCAGACCGAGGCCGTGTTCTTCTGAAGGCTTTCGGGTGAGCTCGCGGTCGTCAGGCCGTCTCTCGCAAGCCGATGTGCGAAGTTCAGCCTGGTGGTGCTGCACGAGCGCAGAGGCGTGGCGAGAGGCGGTCCTGGCGGCCGCGAGCCCGGAATGCTGCAAAAAACACGGCCTAGGTGCCGTTCGCCTCGGCGCCGCGCCGTCCGGCGAGGAAGGGGCCGATGAGCGAGACCAGCAGTCCGCCCAGCATGCCCACACCGGAGAGCACGCCACTGACGAAGGGCGCCCAGTCGGGGTGGCCGGTCGCGACCATGGTCA
This region includes:
- a CDS encoding GNAT family N-acetyltransferase — encoded protein: MISEHFPPMGLRVRTPRLELRLPSMEDLAALGDVAAAGIHTPEQMPFSEPWTDQPPAKVALSVIQYNLGKLAAWTPADWNMNLVVVHEGAVAGVQDVGAKDFAVRREVGTGSWLGRSFQGRGIGTEMRAAVLHLAFEGLGALSALSTAFEGNEASAAVSRRLGYRPNGVDTVAVRGKAVQGLHYRLTRQDWERHRTVPVTVSGLEPCLPFFGLGLTEED